From Deinococcus aquaticus, one genomic window encodes:
- a CDS encoding ROK family protein gives MSDQSGSVRSLTVSPLLALDIGGTGLRAALVAADGHVLERLEARTPRPATPDAVLGAVVELAAPLAGQAGAVGVACAGAVAGGRVTATAAHTFPGWTDVPLAARLGVALGLPCAALNDARAAAWGETRAGAGRGVSEFMFVTVSTGVGAGLVLGGQLHLARNGLDAELGFVSVPAAWGPGAQVPGLGPLGPLEFESSGTALGAQAATLGFGDARALCDAADAGDARALEVTGRAAALLAWKCADVAALLGVTRVAFGGSVGLRAGFLGQVRAALAAFPERYRPELVHAALGADAGLIGAALWAGASGEGAAQG, from the coding sequence GTGTCTGATCAATCCGGTTCTGTCCGTTCCCTGACGGTCTCTCCCCTGCTGGCGCTGGATATCGGCGGGACGGGCCTGCGGGCCGCGCTGGTTGCGGCAGACGGCCACGTGCTGGAACGCCTGGAGGCCCGCACGCCCCGCCCGGCCACGCCAGACGCGGTACTGGGGGCTGTGGTAGAGCTGGCCGCGCCGCTGGCCGGGCAGGCGGGCGCGGTGGGCGTGGCCTGCGCGGGTGCGGTGGCCGGTGGGCGCGTGACGGCCACGGCGGCGCATACCTTTCCAGGCTGGACGGACGTGCCGCTCGCCGCGCGGCTGGGCGTGGCGCTGGGCCTGCCGTGCGCGGCCCTGAACGACGCGCGGGCCGCCGCGTGGGGCGAGACGCGGGCCGGGGCGGGGCGCGGCGTGAGCGAGTTCATGTTCGTGACGGTCAGTACCGGAGTGGGCGCGGGGCTGGTGCTGGGCGGGCAGCTGCATCTGGCCAGGAACGGCCTGGACGCCGAGCTGGGCTTCGTGAGCGTGCCGGCGGCGTGGGGGCCGGGCGCCCAGGTGCCGGGGCTGGGGCCGCTGGGGCCGCTGGAGTTCGAGTCGAGCGGCACGGCGCTGGGCGCGCAGGCGGCGACGCTGGGCTTCGGGGACGCGCGGGCGCTGTGCGACGCGGCGGACGCCGGGGACGCACGGGCGCTGGAGGTGACGGGCCGCGCGGCGGCGCTGCTGGCCTGGAAGTGCGCGGACGTGGCGGCGCTGCTGGGCGTCACGCGGGTGGCGTTCGGCGGGAGCGTGGGCCTGCGCGCCGGGTTCCTGGGGCAGGTGCGCGCGGCGCTGGCGGCCTTCCCGGAGCGGTACCGGCCCGAGCTGGTGCACGCGGCGCTGGGCGCGGACGCGGGCCTGATTGGGGCGGCGTTGTGGGCGGGCGCGTCAGGTGAGGGGGCCGCCCAGGGGTGA
- a CDS encoding L-glutamate gamma-semialdehyde dehydrogenase, whose amino-acid sequence MTTTHLEGLLPFEHEPYHTFQDEAVAARQRDAFRAVREAYVGRTFPLIIAGQDAQGGGTFAVRNPADTRETLWHFQNATPAQLNEAVAAAQAAFLEWRRTDPLQRASIFKRAAELLRARRMEFNAVMTLENGKNWAEADGEVAESVDHFEVFARETLRWSQGKAVYPMPDEHVTTVYEPLGVVACISPWNFPSAIPLGMALGALAAGNTVLWKPAGETPLSSYLMAELLFEAGLPRGAVQFLTGTDDVLGDPLVDHPGVRMIAFTGSKEIGCRIYERAARVQPGQRWLKRVIAEMGGKDPTVVCADADIEAAATGIVQAAFGYSGQKCSACSRVIAEDSVYDDLLARVTEKARALKVGLPEENAAIGPVIHQGSADRISQFVEAGRTTARLVLGGDTPDTGERVGAYVSPTLFADVDPADPLFQQEIFGPVLTFTRARDWEHAIELANDSEYGLTAAFYSRDPHKIAVARRDLHVGNLYINRKCTGALSGTHAFGGYGMSGTNAKVGGPDYLFWFLQTKTVAQRY is encoded by the coding sequence ATGACCACCACCCATCTGGAAGGCCTGCTGCCTTTCGAGCACGAGCCGTACCACACCTTTCAGGACGAGGCGGTCGCCGCCCGCCAGCGCGACGCCTTCCGGGCCGTGCGTGAGGCGTACGTGGGCCGCACCTTCCCACTGATCATCGCCGGACAGGACGCCCAGGGGGGCGGCACCTTCGCCGTGCGCAACCCCGCCGACACCCGCGAGACGCTGTGGCACTTTCAGAACGCCACACCTGCACAGCTGAACGAGGCCGTGGCCGCCGCGCAGGCCGCCTTCCTGGAGTGGCGCCGCACCGACCCGCTGCAACGCGCCAGCATCTTCAAGCGGGCCGCCGAACTGCTGCGCGCCCGCAGAATGGAATTCAACGCGGTCATGACGCTGGAGAACGGCAAGAACTGGGCCGAGGCGGACGGCGAGGTGGCCGAGTCGGTGGACCACTTCGAGGTCTTCGCGCGTGAAACGTTGCGCTGGTCGCAGGGCAAGGCCGTGTACCCCATGCCGGACGAGCACGTGACCACCGTGTACGAGCCGCTGGGCGTGGTGGCGTGCATCAGCCCGTGGAACTTCCCGAGCGCCATTCCGCTGGGCATGGCGCTGGGCGCGCTGGCCGCCGGGAACACCGTCCTGTGGAAACCCGCCGGGGAGACGCCGCTCTCGTCGTACCTGATGGCCGAACTGCTGTTCGAGGCAGGCCTGCCCCGGGGCGCCGTGCAGTTCCTGACCGGCACCGACGACGTGCTGGGCGACCCGCTGGTGGATCACCCGGGCGTGCGCATGATCGCCTTTACCGGCAGCAAGGAGATCGGCTGCCGCATCTACGAGCGGGCCGCGCGGGTACAGCCGGGCCAGCGGTGGCTCAAGCGCGTGATCGCCGAGATGGGCGGCAAGGACCCCACGGTCGTGTGTGCGGATGCGGACATCGAGGCCGCCGCGACCGGCATCGTGCAGGCCGCGTTCGGGTACAGCGGCCAGAAGTGCAGCGCCTGCTCCCGCGTGATCGCGGAAGACAGCGTGTACGACGACCTGCTGGCCCGCGTGACCGAGAAGGCCCGCGCGCTGAAGGTCGGTCTGCCCGAGGAGAACGCCGCCATCGGCCCCGTCATTCACCAGGGCAGCGCCGACCGCATCTCACAGTTTGTCGAGGCGGGCCGCACGACCGCGCGGCTGGTGCTGGGCGGCGACACGCCCGACACCGGGGAGCGCGTGGGCGCTTACGTCTCCCCCACCCTGTTTGCGGACGTGGACCCGGCCGATCCCCTCTTCCAGCAGGAGATCTTCGGGCCGGTGCTGACCTTCACCCGCGCCCGCGACTGGGAACACGCCATCGAACTGGCGAACGACTCCGAGTACGGCCTGACCGCCGCGTTCTACTCGCGTGACCCGCACAAGATCGCGGTGGCCCGCCGGGACCTGCACGTGGGCAACCTGTACATCAACCGCAAGTGCACGGGCGCCCTGAGCGGCACGCACGCCTTCGGCGGGTACGGCATGAGCGGCACGAACGCCAAGGTCGGCGGCCCCGACTACCTGTTCTGGTTCCTGCAGACCAAGACGGTCGCGCAACGGTACTGA